Genomic segment of Eleutherodactylus coqui strain aEleCoq1 chromosome 1, aEleCoq1.hap1, whole genome shotgun sequence:
aaaaatggaataaaaaaaaaaaaaaaaagtgctcaaaAATGGACTCCACAGATCATCCCACAGGAAACGAGCCCTTGTACAGCCGTCCATAGACCCCACACGCCAAATACAAGGCCCACCGGCCAAATCCAACTggccgcctcattttatgtggcccaccggcCGTGCATCCAACTTGACAGGCAGTCCACTGACCCAGCCTGCAACTCGAGTGTGAGGTCAGCAGTGCGGAGCCTGTCAGCGCCGATACTGAGGGGGAAGGTCAGCAGTGCGGAGCCTGTCAGCGCCGATACTGAGGGGGAAGGTCAGCAGTGCGGAGTCTGCCAGCGCCGATACTGAGGGGGGAGGTCAGCAGTGCGGAGTCTGCCAGCGCCGATACTGAGGGGGGAGGTCAGCAGTGCGGAGTCTGTCAGCGCCGATactgaggggagaggtcagcagtgCGGAGCCTGTCAGCGCCGATACTGAGGGGGAAGGTCAGCAGTGCGGAGCCTGTCAGCGCCGATACTGAGGGGGAAGGTCAGCAGTGCGGAGTCTGCCAGCGCCGATACTGAGGGGGGAGGTCAGCAGTGCGGAGTCTGCCAGCGCCGATACTGAGGGGGGAGGTCAGCAGTGCGGAGTCTGCCAGCGCCGATactgaggggagaggtcagcagtgCGGAGTCTGTCAGCGCCGATACTGAGGGGGGAGGTCAGCAGTGCGGAGTCTGTCAGCGCCGATACTGAGGGGGGAGGTCAGCAGTGCGGAGTCTGCCAGCGCCGATACTGAGGGGGGAGGTCAGCAGTGCGGAGTCTGTCAGCGCCGATACTGAGGGGGGAGGTCAGCAGTGCGGAGTCTGTCAGCACCGATactgaggggagaggtcagcagtgcagagtctgtcagCGCCGATACTGAGGGGGGAGGTCAGCAGTGCGGAGTCTGTCAGCGCCGATACTGAGGGGGGAGGTCAGCAGTGCGGAGTCTGTCAGCGCTGATACTGAGGGGGGAGGTCAGCAGTCATAGACTCTGCAGCGGCTGCCGCACCAGAGCTGCACGGGTTAGTGGAAGGCCTGCAGGgacgctgcccagccagaggccaataggaggGGTGCGATTACTGGTGGTGCCAACATAGGGGACACCATTGCTactatgggggtaactattagCGATCGAACAAATACCCCGGGGCACTGTGGGATGTTTTTATGTGCGCACATACACTgtgtattttgcgcacgcaaaaaagaatgcagacagGCCCAAAGAAagagtgcgcaaatacgcaggtttcacttcaatggcctatcacGATGAGTAATGTGCACCATACCGGTCATGCCACGTATTTTATATATGATGGCAGACATAAGGTAGTTTACATAATATCATTGAAATATACAACAACCTGCAGATCGCGACTGTCACGAATGCGAGACCCAACAGACCCGTCTCTATCACTGATTTGTCACAGATTGACTATTCCCAGTGCCTCGCCGCTATGACCACGTGACATGGCCAAGCCTCGATCATTCTAGTGGGATTGCAAGCTTGGAGGCGTTAGAATACAGGCCAATTTGTACCCAGCTTCCCCGGAtttctgcacgcatgcgaagcaaAAGCTCAAATCCCCACCTGATCCGGCCTGACGCACTCCAGCCCTCTACAATGCCGTGCACATACATGCCACCACCAGCCTGTAAGTCACTGGTAAGCTtgaacccagactatgaattatgaacacagttTTCGgagttatggtttgttttaaaacggacaaggcttaactaataaattgcaaatttattctagaaaaagactagcagtgcaaatATATACAAAGGATATACGAAAAGGTCGTTACACGGGAGTATAAAGGTGTACAGGcaaataaaacaaggagaaaataaaaGATACCGGGCTGGATATCGATCCAATTCCTGGTCCGTGCAGTCACTGAAGCAATGGGAGCAGCCTTACGCTAGAGGTGTATCTCTGAAGTTTGACCTCAGAGCACACTATTCCTGCCCTCTCATTCAGGAGGGTTGGGGTGAGGCCATGCATCCCTTGTGGAAATATAATTGCCCATATCTTCACATGAGATCCTCCGATTGGGAATATGTGCCTGGCATATTtacggtcatgattttatctattcagcggTACTAAGCAGGACATGTAAATTATGCCCAGGTACACGGACAGGCCGTTTGGGGTGCTCTGGGCTGTGGACCTCAGTGTGTTTAGGTGTGTTTTGTTCAGCTGGCCCgcccgattctgaaaatataattcatatcaggcTGGGACCTTCACATGACCAAGAATCTTTATTAACAAATTTTCCTTGACTGTCAGTTCCTAAACAGCTGGGAGAACTTAGCTCCGAAATGAATGAGCTTCCTGAGGCTTCATTAACAGGTAAGCAATCAAACAATGCGGTATCCCCAGGATGATTCTAACTAAGACCCCGCTTACGCTGACAGgcaatcgctcaaaagtcgctcaaacgacagtttgagtgacagttttgagtgatcatttttgcatactttatagtagctaagtagctactatagaacaTGCAGCCGGAGCGTGACACAGCCGCGGccgctaatagaacaatacagctgctttgcataagCAAAGAGCTGTATTGTAGCCGCAAGCTTACAGGCTGTgccccactgtgaattcacagcaggacacaggcacagagaatcttatcagcacagccggctgtgctgataacagctgatcactcagtTCAAGAAAACTAcgatcaacgactcgtgcacgaaaactgcccgatgtcagtgcatttagatgcagacggcgattctcgttgtgtctaaatgggccataagaaGAAATTTGGACCCAGGAGACTTAAGGAGAGTGGAGGggcttatttacatcacagctaaGGCGAGGTAATACAATTATCTTTCTAAATGCaaacattcagcaggcaggggggAGGGAATAGGTGAGCGGCCTAAAAATCACCAATGCTATCTACCTGCACACAAGGTGGATGCCATACAGCCAGGCTGGAATAGGCCAATGTAAATAAGACGCTGCCACGGGCCTTCCAGTCTCTGGATCACAGCATGTTAATAAGTGGGGAGGAAAGAATCAAAAATTGGAAAAGAACAAAAGGGCCGTAAGGGATCAATTTTGGAAATGTGACGTCTGCAGTGTGGTAAGGCGGACTATATAGCGCACCACTAATGCCGAGGCCAGTGAGTGGTGACATGCTGAGTCGGCACGTGATGGCGCTCCCTGGACGTGCGCAGAGACTGTGGGGACCGCAGCAGCTGGGGAAGCAGAAGCAGTTGTATAGCCTTGTTTATCGGAGGGCAGCAGCGATGTCGGCCTGAACAAGGACTATGCGGCGCGACGCTTGCTCTTACCGTGCCTCACCTGTCGTATATTCCACAACGCAGAGATGTCTGCCAGTCACGAATGTAAAGGTGATGTTTTTCATGATGGAGTAATTTCTAGAGAAGAAGAAAGAATTAGATTGGCCATCACGGGTCCTGGAGCTCAGCTGATAGCGAGGCGTCACCTACAGGAGAAGTAGTCCTTTATGATCTGGGTGCGGATGCTGTGTGCGTTGCCGGCAGCCGGTGGGTCATGTGCAGCTCTCAGCTTCCCCTCAGCGAGCTCCTCGGTTTTGAGTGAGATGTTGTGAAGGATCGAGATGTTGTGTAGGATGCAGCAGGCCACAATGATGTCCGAGACCTTAGTGGGGTCATACTGCAGCCCGCCGCCCGACTTGTCCAAGCACTTGAAGCGACTTTTCAGCATCTTGAATGTTTTGTCTATGACGGCGCAGGTGCTGGCATGGGCGTCATTGTAGCAGAGCTCAGCCGGCGACTTGGGTTCTGGTACCGGGGTCATCAACCAAGGACGGCAGGCGTATCCTGACCCCCCTACACGGAATATAGAGAAGCTGCTTACACCAAGACACTGACAAACAAAGTAAAAATCTGCGCCATAGGCTATACAGGGCAAGTATTTCCCGTGTGCGAAGTAAAAAAGGGGAAATTTCACTTCTTTTGCAATAGGAAACCTACATGTACATTAGTCCAACGAAAGGGGCTATTCCACCTGCAGATCCTTTCTGGATTTCTCCGATGCGAATTCCACCCCATCAATATGGTCTTTAAACCCCTTCACGTCccagggcatacatttatgtcCCGGGTGCCTGGGTTATCTATGGAACAAGATCAGAGGGGCCACCCTACACAGATGCCACGGTTAGCACTGACCAGGGCATCTAGGTAGTCATCTCAGGTGGCAGTTGGCTTTCAGGTATTTGAATTAGCTGATAGCCAACAGTTACAACATGGCGCCGTACTCCCGTTGGGCATATGTGATGTAAGTATGCATGCCATATATTACCAAAGGGTTAACCAGTATAACATTGTCAATAAACGCCAAGACTAAGTGATTAGAAACCTACCTAGAAGCCACCCGCCTCTGAGCCGACCACTCTCAAACCCCTCATAGACCGAGGACTGCCGCAGTATGGATGAGTTCTGGGAGCTTCCTGGAAAGGCGGAGAACAAACTGAGAATCCTACAGTCGCTGTCGACGATCATCTGCACATTGACAGAATGGTAACCCTTATTATTTCTGTAGATTTCCTCTCGCTCATGGGGTGCCGACAGCGCTATGTGAATACAATCCAAGATCCCCATGACATGCGGGACCCCCGCCACCGAAGAGAAACCATTTTTTAAATGCTGCCAACCGGCCTTGTCGCTGGGGAAGCATATAAATGTGTGGACATGCTTCTTCAAGGCCTGGATTACCGGCACCAGGAACCGGGAGAACGTGGACTGAGAGACTCCTCCGATGGCTGAAGCCTTGGTCTGAAAGGAACCGGAGGAAAAGAAGTGCAAGCAGTTCAAGAGCTTGACAATCCCGGGGATGGCATGGCTTCTCTGCGTCAGCGGGTCGATGTCTACTCGGATCAACTCATATAAATCTATGATGGTGCGTTTGGTGAGCCTAAACCTTTCAAACACCTCTTCGTCCGTCAGTCCTTCCATTCCAGTGCGTTCCCGGAAGATACGAGGCCTCCGGATGCCTAGAACTTGAGGTTTCTGTGATGCAAGTCTCTTCGGTTTTGGTTGAGGCTTTTGTGCAGAAGGTGATGCTCGGTGGTGTCGTCTTTGTTTTGGATCTGGTTTATCTTTCTTCTCACTTTCCTCTACCTGTAGCAAGTAGAGCATGACGGGACCAAACGAATCCATGCCGGCAGCCACATAAAGTCTACGGTTGGGTGGTTGTTAGATAGGGTCTTGGCTGGCACAATGTAGGCTGAGACGCCTCAATCACCAAGTGTCATTACCTCACAGGGCTCTGGGCTCGCGGTCACGTCCATCCATGATCCAGATAGTTGGACGCAACGTAGAAGACACCACCACATTTCAGGGAGTACAGCGCAAGTATCTGCGAGTCAAGTGCGGATCGGTCATTCCTTCAGTCGAACAAATCCCAGCTCTTGCTATATGGTGCATTATTGATGGTCACTCAGAAAGGTCCCTCTGAATTATCAGAACTGCAATGGAAGGAATCAAAATAATCTTTATAAAGCGGTAAAGTagtactttacaaatcagaggtaAATGGAGGAGAGCTAGGTTACGGGAGTGATCAGCCTCTCTATAGAGATGTGCTTAAAGCTGTGGATACTGGGAATTAACCCGATTGGAATGTGTTACCCCAGAcggagaactggtgcagctcaagaAAAGTCTGGGAGACGGGAGGAGGAGGCTCAGGCTATGGAAGAACTTAGTTGGAGATCATTAGGAGAACTGAGGGCAAAGCGTGGTAGacaggggtgggggaggaggtagagggtggtgcagcactgtggagagcagtATGGATGACAGCGGTAAGTAGAGATCCATTCTATAGTGGACGGGCAAGATCATGCCACAGTCCGTGATTGTGAAAGATAGGGGGCCTCAGACCACAGCAGCCCAGACTATTCACGCATGGCAACAGCTTAAAGTACTTATCCAGTCTTTAAAGATTGAGGATTGCCTATCCCAAGAAATGGCTAGCATTACCTGATCATTAGGGCCCAACACTTGGAACCCCCGCCGATGAGCTGATAGAAGGGGCCGCAAGTGCTATGAATCTTAATATTAATACAACAATATGTCTATTTTCCCCAGAAACTGCGCCACTCTCGTTTATGGCTACCTCTGGTATTGCAGCAGAATCCATTCAAGTGAAGTACAGACACAGCCCATGTACAGGAGAGGCTGTGATGGACCGCTGGGCACGGAGTGTCCCAAAGTTGTCTGTGGTGTAAAGTTTGATAACATTTACGGGTGACATGTAAGAGTAGGCGACAAACTGCACCGAATGAAACAAAAACATTCAGGAAAATGGATATTTAAAGAACAATTATGGcagccaaagaaaaaaaacaagaaaaatagggCCAAAAACCACCCAGGGCATAAATGAGCGCAGCGGTGAGACGTGAGGAGCCGGCGGTGTCACacagtcttaaccccttaaaggattCTGCAATCACTTTATAAGATGTGCCTACTGAAGGCTCCGGGGATCCTCACCTCATCCCTGAGGAGGCCTCAAACCCAACCATTAATGAAAACCACTGGAGCTGATAAATAGAAGTCATAATACAAACAGCGGCAGATACCCACAAAGATACCCACAGATACCCGCAAACAGCGGCAGATACCCACAAAGACACACCAGCAGATACCCGCAGATACCCGCAAACACACACCAGCAGATACCCACAAAGACCCGCAGCTCACGCGGCTctgcgacacacacacaccgcagCTCTGCTTGACTgacacactgacacacacacacactgacacacacacacacacacactgacacacacacacacacactgacacacacacacacacacacacacacacacacacacagacacacacacacacacacacacacacagacacacacacacactgacacacacacacactgacacacacacacactgacacacacacacacacacacacacacacagacacacacacacactgacacacacacacactgacacacacacacactgacacacacacacactgacacacacacacacacacacacacacacacacacctctgcaggTCATGCGGCTCTTGTACTCACACACCCAcctgcagcttaaaggggttgtctcgcggcagtggggttatacacttctgtacggccatattaatgcactttgtaatgtacatcgtgcattaattatgagccatacagaagttattcacttacctgctccgttgctagcgtccccgtcgccatggtgccgtctaaattcgctgtcttctggcgtttttagacgcgcttgcgcagtccggtcttctccctggttaatggggccgctcgtgccggagagctggtcctcgtagctccgccccgtgtgccgattccagccaatcaggaggctggaatcggcaatggaccgcacagagcccacggtgcaccatgggagaagacccgcggtgcatcgtgggtgaagatcccggtggccatcttggagaaggaagaaagaagtcgtcgcagcgcggggattcgggggggctattgaaaaaaaaaaaaaacctgtttcggcgcgagacaacccctttaagtggctttGCTACGCGAATACACCCCtgcggctctgctacatgtgcacacACACACCTTCAGCTTATACGGCTCTGCTGCGCGCAGAAGCACACACAGCTCACGAGCCTCTATTCCAAACACACCTACAGCTCCTGCAGCTCTGCTACCCGTgctcacacagacagagacacacagctgCGGCTCTGCTACCCGTgctcacacagacagacacacctgCGGCTCTGCTACCCGTgctcacacag
This window contains:
- the LOC136618979 gene encoding putative nuclease HARBI1, which produces MDSFGPVMLYLLQVEESEKKDKPDPKQRRHHRASPSAQKPQPKPKRLASQKPQVLGIRRPRIFRERTGMEGLTDEEVFERFRLTKRTIIDLYELIRVDIDPLTQRSHAIPGIVKLLNCLHFFSSGSFQTKASAIGGVSQSTFSRFLVPVIQALKKHVHTFICFPSDKAGWQHLKNGFSSVAGVPHVMGILDCIHIALSAPHEREEIYRNNKGYHSVNVQMIVDSDCRILSLFSAFPGSSQNSSILRQSSVYEGFESGRLRGGWLLGGSGYACRPWLMTPVPEPKSPAELCYNDAHASTCAVIDKTFKMLKSRFKCLDKSGGGLQYDPTKVSDIIVACCILHNISILHNISLKTEELAEGKLRAAHDPPAAGNAHSIRTQIIKDYFS